GGCGATCGCGCGCGTTTTCGAGCGCGCACAGGCCGCCGGCAAGCCGAGCGGCATCCTCGCGCCCGTCCAGGCCGACGCGGAGCGCTATCTCTCGATGGGCTGCCGCGTCATCGCCGTCTGTGCCGATATGGGGCTGCTGAAAGCCGCCGCGCAGACGGTTCAACAACACTTCATGCAGAAACAGGCGGACCGGAAGTAAAGACGGCCGCCATGACATCTCCGGAGATTTCCATGCAAAAAGCAGGCTTTATCGGACTCGGCATCATGGGCAAGCCCATGGCCGCCAACCTTCTCAAGAACGGTGTCGCGCTGGCTGCGTTTACGCGCAGCGGCGTGCCCGACGATCTCGCCCAGGCCGGTGCTGTCGCGTGTGACAGCCCGGCCGCCGTGGCCGCGCATGCCGACGTGATCTTCGTCATGGTGCCGGACACACCGGACGTCGAACGCGTGCTGTTTGGCGAACAGGGCCTCGCCGAGGCCCTGCGCCCAGGGCAGACGGTGGTCGACATGAGCTCGATTTCGCCGATGGCCACCCGCGACTTCGCAGCCCGCGTGCGCGAGCGCGGCGCGGACTATCTCGATGCACCGGTTTCCGGCGGCGAGGTTGGCGCGAAGGCCGGTTCGCTGACCATCATGGTGGGCGGCGAAGCGGCGACCTTCGAGAGCGTCAAGCCGCTCTTCGACATGATGGGCAAGAACGTCACGCTGATCGGCGCTGTCGGCGCGGGCCAGGTGTGCAAGGTGGCTAATCAGGTGATTGTCGCCGCGACGATCGAGGCCGTCGGCGAAGCGTTGCTGCTCGCCTCCAAAGCCGGCGTCGATCCGGCGCGCGTGCGCGAAGCGCTGATGGGCGGGTTTGCGTCCTCGCGCATTCTCGAAGTGCACGGCGAGCGGATGACGAAGC
This genomic stretch from Paraburkholderia caffeinilytica harbors:
- a CDS encoding 2-hydroxy-3-oxopropionate reductase; the encoded protein is MTSPEISMQKAGFIGLGIMGKPMAANLLKNGVALAAFTRSGVPDDLAQAGAVACDSPAAVAAHADVIFVMVPDTPDVERVLFGEQGLAEALRPGQTVVDMSSISPMATRDFAARVRERGADYLDAPVSGGEVGAKAGSLTIMVGGEAATFESVKPLFDMMGKNVTLIGAVGAGQVCKVANQVIVAATIEAVGEALLLASKAGVDPARVREALMGGFASSRILEVHGERMTKRTFEPGFRIELHQKDLNLALSTAQALGVSLPNTATCQQLFNACVAHGGKAWDHSAMVRALEILANHEIGQQAV